DNA from Fusarium musae strain F31 chromosome 7, whole genome shotgun sequence:
GTATCTATCGCTGCTCCATCTTCTTACTGGTACTTGAAGCAATATCCAATCAAGGACATTGGCAAAGTGGTGGACTATATTGTCTACATGACATACGATCTTCACGGACAGTGGGACACAGAAAACTCTCACTCGCAGGAAGGCTGTGCATTTGGTAACTGCCTTCGCAGTCAAGTCAATCTCACTGAGACGCAATACTCGCTAGCCATGATCACCAAGGCTGGTGTCCCAAGCAACAAGGTCATTGTGGGTGTCACAAGCTATGGAAGATCGttcaagatggccaaggcTGGTTGTTATGGCCCAGACTGCTTCTACACTGGTAGCAAGATACACTCGGATGCGAAGGAGGGCAAGTGTACTGGCCAAGCCGGATATATTGCCGATGCTGAGATCCAAGAAATTCTCAAGGACAAAAGCCGCGTTGTCAAACACTTTGTTGACTCAACAAGCCATAGCGACATTCTCGTATACGACGATACAGAATGGGTGTCTTATATGAGCCCCAGTACCAAAAAGGCTCGCGAGTCTGTGTACAAGGCATTCGGCATGGGTGGCACCACTGACTGGGCCGTCGATCTTCAGGAGTACCACGATGTCCCCAGGCCCTCCAAGTCCTGGGCCATCTTCAAGGAAGACGCAGCACGCGGTTATGATCCCAAGCTGGACAACGAGAGAACTGGCAACTGGACGGACCTCGACTGCGGCTCAGACGTCATGCAGCATCTCAAAGGTAAAACAGCACCTGAGGCATGGAGGGAATCGGGCGCCAATGACGCCTGGAAAGATCTCATGAAATCCTGGAAGGATTTGGATCAACAAAGGAGGTACACACTGAGCCAGTCAATCACTACGAATCTCAGGATCACGATAAGGCCCAATTGCCATTTGTTGAAGGACCACAGCTGCAATGACCTAATAGAGTGCACCGAAAATATGAACCGCGAGTTTTCAGGACCTGCGGCAGTGTTCATCTGGAATTCCTTGGTCAAAATCCACCAAATGTACAGCGACTACTACGATGCAGTGACCGAAGCGGCTACTTTCATCTCCTTCGATCTCGCCAACTTTGGCAACAAGTTTGCACCAATCCCTGAAGCAGAAGACAATACATGGCTTTTTGTCATGATTGATCTTCTTACCTGGGGTACTTCTTCCATTGCCGCGTAAGCCTCTACAGAAATCCATCAGTGCTCTCACTCCAGCTAACAAATTCTCAGTCCCTTCTTCAATTCACACCTCAAAAACCTTCCCTACTTTAAGGGCAATCCAGCAACCCATGACAATGTCAAGGACACGACCATGACTTTCATTGGACAAAGCACAACTCTGGTGAAAGATATAAGAAGTGGCGTTTCAGCAGAGTAAGTTTGCAATCGTCCTGCACCAAAGCAATGATAGGCACTGACGCAATGCCCAGCACTACATGGAcagtggagaagagagatagTTTCACAAGCTACATGGGCCAGGTTCTCGAAGGATGGCAAACGCTCGCCAATGCTACAGTGAACCATCTTTTCAATGGCTCTAATCCGGATTCAATCAAGGCACTTTGGAGCCTTATTTCAGACGGGAAAATGATTGAAGCCGGCGTCAACGGCGACGGGTCGAGTCTTGGGACGGAGATTGTCCCGGGTAGTATCAACCTCAAGGAACACGTTGCAAAGACCTTCTATGGATATACCATTCCTACAATATGGAGAGTCGCTGAGTATTATGCTTTCGTTCTTGACTCAGGTTACGACTGTAACGCGGAATATCCTTCCGAGGATTACGTGAGCAAAGAAGCCATGGATGCTACCAGCACCTGTTACGGCGGGCGACGTTACTACTTGGTCTATCCGAAAGAAGACGGCATTGGAGGCTGTCACAAGAGTTGTAACACGGGCGGTTCTTGCCAAGATATTTGCGCATGGAACAAGTTTAGGGCTCCACCGGGTATCGAAGCTTTCGACGGGACCAGTTTTGGAGGTATGTCGGCAAGGGATATCATCATCGGGTAAGTCAAGTCACTGAAGCTCTCCTCATGGCTGCGAATCATGTAACTAACCAAAGGGATACAGCTCCGTTCGCACTTACGAGCAAAACGGGAAAAAGAACAAAGCAATGCCTGAAGACAAAGTCGCTGGCGATCTCAACACGGACCATCTTTTCGACCTCGACGTCACCACACCCGGAATCATGCGCCTTCCAGTATGCAGCCCCGAGCGCGCATGGCAGTCGTGGGATACGGCTGCCAAGGGCTCCAGCCCCTTCTACCCATGCGACATCCCCCCCGGGCAGAGGTCATGCAACAAGTCGACTTACAAGGACGACACGAGCAATGCATCCCCGTTGGCGTCGGACTGCGAGGTTATGATCAAGAACTTTGAGAATGACGGCTCGACCAAGTGGACAACACAGACTGCAGATCTTCAGCACAGGGAGCTTGGACACTATGGCACCTGCGCCTTTGGAGTTGAAGCGACGGAGCTCAATGGAAACATACACTTCCATTTCGGTGGCGGGGATCTCATCGAGGCCATCAACACCTCCATCAAGCAGTTTAAGAAGAATGGCAAGATCGGTGCGTCTGGTAAGGTTCTTTGTGCTGGCAATACGGGCATGACGCAGCCAGTCTTATGGGGCATCTACCATACCTAGATAAAGTACTCAAGTAGCCAGTTAAAGTAGTTAGTACAGTAGATTTAATGAGTCCTGGAGTTTGAGTCTAGAAACTATTTGTCTGCGTCGAAGCCCAACAATCAATTACCCCGAGCCTGACTGTTGATTGCTTAGCATTGCATACTAAACAACTGTTTACATTTAACTACTATAGACCAGATAATTagataaataatagatatatacttatagtttaGCAGGAGGAGCTTTATATCTGAGTATAGAAAGCACTTTAGATACCTGACATAGATAGAAGACCATCAGTCCCTCCCTATTtccctccttcttctgcctAACTTGAACATACTATAGTAAACTTATCTATAAATATCTAATAGgccttatataagtatacctattatagcAATTAGTGAGCTTATATGTTATtttcttaaattaaaatataatatacctttcGATCAATATGAATAATCTCGATCTGCCATACATATAGCCTTGCTTAGGAACTCGGAACTGTTTACGAACAGCCCTATGAGATATCTCGGATGACACTCTCCACACGTGGATACCCGTCAAGACAATGAACTGTTATATCCGAGCCAACGATCGTAAGAGGATGCGACCTCCGCATCGAAAACAGCCCTGTCTTGGAAATAGTAGTCATGTCACTGCGCATGGATGATGCGTGCCAGACAGGGCCATGTCCATATACAGACTAGGGAATCAACGCTTTATATGAGAACAGAGATCCACTCCCGAGGAAAAAGTCTTAAGAATTCTAGACTTTGGACTAGTTGGTGTTCAAGAGCTGTTCGGGCACGCGGTCGAGTTGACTACTACACTGCTTAAGCACTTAGTAGTCGGCTCATTCCTATGCTTGAACGAGCATTATCTCAATTTCAAGAGAGATTTCGATGAGCGAATCGAGGTCAccatttactttttaaaagcttgGATCGATCTCTGTTTGTTCAGTTGTTCTGATAACAACTACTCAAGTTTGAAGAAAGCCGAGGGAGTCATGGTTCACGTGAGAGTATTAGGACCGCCAAGCTATCATATACTCCAATAATCACAAATCTTTTCGGAAGCTTAGCCATTATCATTGATCCTTGCTATAAGTGGAAATAATGGTATCGTCACTGTTTCACTGTATTCCGCAGTGAGAAGCATACTCGATCGACAAACTCTGCTTAAGCGAAGTCTCCGCGGAACGTGAGCGGACATTATTAAACTCCGAATAGCAAGTAGCGAGTAAGCAGCAGAGTTTTCTACCGTAGAATAATAGAAAAGGACagtaaaaagaagctttgtTGTTAAGGTTGAACCGAAAGCCTCCGCGGTGAGCGACTGGAATGCAATACGTTTGGTCTGGTGTTGATCCAACAGAACAGGCTGAGAACAAAGTCGGATCATGGTTACGCAACTATGAGCGGGTAGGCAAGAACGCCTCGAGTTCTGGAAAAGAATGGTGATTCATAAATGAGCTGTTGAAGGCGAACATGACGAGTGAAGAGAAGTATCGTTGGTGATAGCTTTCTCGGCTTCAGTGTTGGTACCTGTGGCTTGAACACAGCCAAACTCAAGAACGAAGGGGACGGCGTCACGGATTCAGGACCGGCCCTCGTGGCAAACATGAGCTAGGCGATCTTTCGGTCCTTCTTGGTGACCGAGATGCCCGACATGAAGAGACagaattatagttaaaaggtTTTCCAAATGTTTTGTCAGGAACCGAGACGGGACTGATCTTGACAAGTGCCCTAGTGTCTTAGCCGGGCAAACCTGAATCATGCATGTCCAGGAACAGGCGTGTTTGGTCCGTCCCTGGCCTAGAAACGGCCAGGTCAGGTCCCGGCTGTTGGCTAACTTGGTCGTTTGCAGGCCCGTTTGTCATAAGCCATGATTATTTGGACAAAAGACGGATACATGAAACAGTGTGTAAGAGAAATGCGGGAGCTGCACTGAGAAAAAGATTGTGGTGAGAGAGAGAATTCTTATGTGTTGGTCCCTCGTTTGCTTGTTGCCCTAACGCCAAGACTGAATATCTCGGCACGAGCCTTGGTTCTGGTGATCGTGTGAGATCTGGGAGCGATCATATCATGGATGAAATGTGGAGGTAGCAATAGCTAGACTAGAGAATCGGGTGTGTGTGGGCTAGGTGGGATAGTTTCCAGGGGCCGAGCTGAGTTGAACAGGGATCAAGGGAACAATGAGTGTGATCTCTTCGGCTAAATGTTTATGCTTCGGCTCATCGCTTCGTTCTTGTTCGTCATGACCAGTGAGCTAAACGTCTATCCAACGCAGAACATTGATCTCGGTCCATTGAGTATCGTATCCAGGAACCAGAAACAGACCTTGTCTTGCCTGATCCTGCTGCCACCGCCCAAAAGTGACATGCATACTAATTCACATTTGCCGGACCCTCGATCTTGCTTGGGTCTCGACACCCTCAACTCGCAAGCTGAACGCCTCAAGAGCGGATCGGGAGTGCAGATCGCCCTTCTTGATTGGCCGCTATAGAGATCGTCTCTCTCGCTGATCAGCGAGGATGACCTGTTGGGGTCTCGCCCAGTCGCATTGCGGGATCTGGCTTAGCCCCAGAGACGGGACGGGCGTGGCACGCGGAGTGTGTGTCGCCAAATGGTATCGCTTCTGGTCTCCCTTGCGTAGCGCGCAGCTAATAGACGAAAGGGTTTTAAGCCCAGCTGTCACCTTGCATAGAGCGTTTCCTGCGGTGTGGGCGATGGAAAATATCATCGGTCCAGACGGTACAGGTACCAGTAAAGCTATAGTTTCACaatatacctacctaccttactcagtgcagtgcagtgccgTAATCGATCATGTTTTCCTAATTCTCTTCCCGCGATCTCAGCCATTTAATTGTTCATCCCGAAGCCTGGGCGTGTGGAATGGAAGATAATCTCGTCCCGGAAACGCACATTCGTCCACTGACATTGTGTCTCTGGATTTATCCCACTTTGGTTTTAACATCCCTCGACAATTTTAAGTGAATTTATCTTTATCGTGAGTCGTGGCTCAGCAAGTGTCGGAGAAGCAATCGAATTGATCGGGGCAATCCTTTCTTGGTTGTTAGTGTACGCCTCTCTCAAACTCAAGACGTCTCTCGGTTGTTGAAATTGGCTGCGCCTTTCCGCCTCCGGACATTATTGCATTGCACATCCCTCACCCCAGACCAGAATAAGGCAATTAGATTTCTCGATCTGGTATCCGTAGATGCTGCACTTACACATCCACCACGGGaatatcgtcatcatccttaGACACAAGGATGTTAATTATCCTGACAGGCCAGGGTATCTACTTATGCAGGGCATCATTTCGTGACCGATCATAAACAAGTCTCATAAATAAAACGACAAAAGTTCCCCCATTCCGGACTTGACCCCAATCCCGAAGCTCGGTCGGTCATCAACTCATTCATACATACCTCAGCGACAGGAACGGAGAtcaaagtaaaaaaaaaactctaGTGAGGCTTGAAGCCAAAGACGGGATATTCTACCTACACtgagagagacaagagaatTCGCCTACGGGTCTCCGTCTCCCACACGGCAAACATCTCGGTCGTCATTACACAGCACACGCCTCTTCGTTCTTATTACTCTTTAGAGAATTGAGAGTTTCGGGTGACCgctttggctttgcttggccttgaagaGCATTTTTTGGTTCATAAGAAGCTAAACTAccctctctccctccccTCCCTTTGTTGCAGGGGTTGTGTTGGTCTCCCCCAACCTCGACAAGTTGAAGACTATCTCGCGATGCGACTGTCACCAGTGTCACCAGTCGATTCCAGTTGGTCATTCACAGCTCGCGCGTCTTCGATATATTTCGATACTAAGACATCGACAGTCTAACGACAAGCAACACGATCCGCTTCTTTGACTGACACATACCTACCGAACTCAAAGGATCGACGATTCACGATTTGATTTCTCAATCTACTTCCCGCCCACCATGCCTCCCTGGCTTCAAGAAGGCGATGCCCAGGGCTTTTCGCCATGGTCAGGTTCAGTTCCAACGACGGCTCTCAGCCTCGAGCCACGTCGAGTAAAGCATTTCACCATGGCTGCTCTTACGCCCCATCAGACATATGTCATTCATATTGCGACTCTCACCGTCGCCTCGATCAGTATACTTGCGACAATAATAACCTCCTTCTGGTTCTTTCGAATGAGGCGGAGTTTCCGCCATGAGTGAGTCTAGAGTCTCGTGTCTCTTCCTTTCACCCTCTCTTGCTGACTCATTGAAAAAGCCTCATCATGTTACTCATTTATAGTGATATGTTCAAGAGTTTCTGGTTACTCATCTTCCCCGCCGTGGAACTAGTCGCTGGCAAGATTGAAACGACTGAGACCTTTTGTCAAGTCAGCGGATTCTTCCTTGCTCTCAGTATAGAAGCCTCTGATGTTTCGGTCGCTCTCATCTCAGTACATACTGCGTTATACATCTTCCGTGGAGAGCAAGGCCTCTACCCATATCGAAAGGCGGCCTACGCTCTCGCCGCCGTTGTACCGGTTGTGATGGCTTCCTTAGCATTTATCGAAAGCCCCGGCTACATTAACACTGGCCAGTTCTGCTATCTACCGTTCAACCCGATGTGGAAGAGACTGGCGCTTTCTTGGATTCCTCGCTATATGGCTTTCACTGTTATTCTCTGCCTATGTATAGGCGTATACGTTTACGTTCGAGTGTTGATGAGACGATTCGGCTCCGGGAATGACAGTTCGAAGAATACTCTTTCAAAAATTTCCGGTCTTGAGAGTCTCGATCCCTTGCACCAAGGAATCACTACTGTACCACCGACTCCTACGATAAAATCCCATGGTCTAATTCCTTCTTCGAACCCTTCACGGCGCAATTCTTTCACCGTGTCTGAAGATCGGACAACAAGGCCTCCACTCGTCGCATTCAACTCTTTCCATCTGGACATGCCTGGATCGACGCATCCTAGCAGGCTTCATTCGGCACGGTTGGGGCGAAGAGGATCGACTCAGATGTGGATGGCTAATTTTGGTACCGATCTGACATCTCAGTCTGAGCAGGCAGAAGTTGATTCACAAAACTCAACGGGAACTACTCGCTGTGGTTCAGACGATGTGATCGCCCCCGCC
Protein-coding regions in this window:
- a CDS encoding hypothetical protein (EggNog:ENOG41), coding for MPPWLQEGDAQGFSPWSGSVPTTALSLEPRRVKHFTMAALTPHQTYVIHIATLTVASISILATIITSFWFFRMRRSFRHDLIMLLIYSDMFKSFWLLIFPAVELVAGKIETTETFCQVSGFFLALSIEASDVSVALISVHTALYIFRGEQGLYPYRKAAYALAAVVPVVMASLAFIESPGYINTGQFCYLPFNPMWKRLALSWIPRYMAFTVILCLCIGVYVYVRVLMRRFGSGNDSSKNTLSKISGLESLDPLHQGITTVPPTPTIKSHGLIPSSNPSRRNSFTVSEDRTTRPPLVAFNSFHLDMPGSTHPSRLHSARLGRRGSTQMWMANFGTDLTSQSEQAEVDSQNSTGTTRCGSDDVIAPAPAHTKPELVHQTPLPDVVSPSYTIQTDFFHRSDGSVPSRPPSIPNLFAILRRTPDSPRSNDNNLVLTQSDFNTPGTVKSREKILRQLRLLFIYPIVYVAIWILPFIVQLTGYGRGAPYPMRLASIIFLCFHGLADSVVFSLKEKPWRHSQAFKRINVQFWKRRQEVPDVGERVGRTREEMTLDSRFAKKRRQQEQADWEMDRQAGNEARKAARAAPQWWDADE